The Anas acuta chromosome 2, bAnaAcu1.1, whole genome shotgun sequence genome contains a region encoding:
- the LOC137851617 gene encoding tRNA selenocysteine 1-associated protein 1-like isoform X1, with translation MGPQASFKGKDLLGKKRECLQAYSWWRTPQKKRKKKNKINPGRIEFVSSSSSARPDYSIFVGELTPEVDDFQLYDYFLKRYPSCIDCKIATDLLGYSRRHAYVRFGEQGDQMRALQDCQNAPGLGGKRIRLSIGISKR, from the exons ATGGGACCCCAGGCTTCTTTCAAGGGCAAG GACTTGCTTGGGAAAAAACGAGAATGCCTCCAGGCCTACAGCTGGTGGAGAACACCACAGAAAAAacgaaagaaaaagaacaaaataaacccaGGAAGAATAGAGTTTGTTAGTAGTAGTAGTTCAGCCAG accAGATTATTCAATATTTGTTGGGGAGCTTACCCCAGAAGTGGATGATTTCCAGCTCTATGACTATTTCCTAAAGAGGTATCCCTCATGTATTGACTGCAAAATAGCAACAGACCTGCTGGGATATTCCAG AAGGCATGCCTATGTCAGATTTGGTGAGCAAGGTGATCAGATGAGGGCACTGCAAGACTGCCAGAATGCACCAGGTCTGGGGGGAAAACGAATCCGGCTGAGCATAGGAATTTCTAAAAGGTAA
- the LOC137851612 gene encoding nuclear pore complex protein Nup153-like isoform X1, producing the protein MVRFSASRLQAPKGEAAATERRWAPRSPCPRELRNAALPSFTFGVQSSSSSESSHTLDSTGSFKFGEQGGFKFGIASESASSNNVVGGFKFPSTPGDFKCGVSSSLSKSEESKKEGKRNSFTFGLPSTSSQAPSTFRFGAASLGQQEKKEEPVLGGFAFGTSSATAMAANENKTGVSGFTFGTAGDQEVVSASFAFKKPDEKKDEAPSTKGGFSFGSAESAAASQFILGRTEEKQDSVTSAAPLAFGKKADAEESKAQPIFSVGKSEHTKEESTAKPIFNFSFVKPSEKEPEQAKPAFSFGVQTSTSETSSSASTNNEQEEKQGFVAVPFRVPFKYG; encoded by the exons ATGGTCAGGTTCTCCGCAAGCAGGTTACAAGCACCGAAGGGAGAGGCAGCTGCAACAGAGCGACGATGGGCCCCCCGCTCGCCCTGCCCGCGCGAACTGCGAAATGCTGCCTTACCATCATTTACATTTGGTGTTCAGTCGTCATCATCCTCTGAGTCTTCTCATACGTTAGATAGCACGGGAAGTTTCAAATTTGGAGAACAAGGGGGCTTCAAGTTTGGCATTGCCTCTGAATCTGCATCCTCCAACAATGTGGTTGGGGGATTTAAGTTTCCTAGTACACCAGGGGACTTCAAATGTGGAGTTTCATCCTCGCTATCTAAATCAGAAGAGagtaaaaaagaaggaaaaagaaacagttttacCTTTGGCCTTCCATCTACAAGTAGTCAGGCTCCTTCAACATTTCGGTTTGGGGCCGCGAGCCTGgggcagcaggaaaagaaagaggaaccAGTATTGGGAGGTTTTGCTTTTGGTACAAGTTCTGCTACTGCCATGGCTGCCAACGAGAATAAAACTGGAGTCAGTGGCTTCACTTTTGGAACTGCTGGAGACCAGGAGGTTGTATCAGCTTCTTTTGCATTTAAGAAGCCAGATGAGAAGAAGGACGAAGCTCCTTCAACAAAAGGAGGCTTCTCCTTTGGCAGTGCAGAGTCTGCAGCTGCCTCACAGTTTATTTTGGGAAGGACAGAAGAGAAGCAGGATTCTGTCACTTCTGCTGCTCCATTAGCGTTTGGAAAGAAAGCTGACGCTGAAGAGTCAAAGGCACAGCCTATCTTTTCAGTTGGGAAGTCCGAGCATACAAAAGAAGAGAGCACAGCAAAACCCATATTCAACTTCAGTTTCGTTAAACCATCCGAGAAGGAACCTGAGCAAGCAAAGCCAGCTTTTTCATTTGGGGTCCAAACCAGTACTTCAG aaactAGCTCATCCGCATCCACCAACAATGAGCAAGAGGAGAAGCaaggttttgttgctgttcccTTCAGAGTTCCCTTTAAATATGGATGA
- the LOC137851617 gene encoding tRNA selenocysteine 1-associated protein 1-like isoform X2, protein MANQDLLGKKRECLQAYSWWRTPQKKRKKKNKINPGRIEFVSSSSSARPDYSIFVGELTPEVDDFQLYDYFLKRYPSCIDCKIATDLLGYSRRHAYVRFGEQGDQMRALQDCQNAPGLGGKRIRLSIGISKR, encoded by the exons ATGGCAAACCAG GACTTGCTTGGGAAAAAACGAGAATGCCTCCAGGCCTACAGCTGGTGGAGAACACCACAGAAAAAacgaaagaaaaagaacaaaataaacccaGGAAGAATAGAGTTTGTTAGTAGTAGTAGTTCAGCCAG accAGATTATTCAATATTTGTTGGGGAGCTTACCCCAGAAGTGGATGATTTCCAGCTCTATGACTATTTCCTAAAGAGGTATCCCTCATGTATTGACTGCAAAATAGCAACAGACCTGCTGGGATATTCCAG AAGGCATGCCTATGTCAGATTTGGTGAGCAAGGTGATCAGATGAGGGCACTGCAAGACTGCCAGAATGCACCAGGTCTGGGGGGAAAACGAATCCGGCTGAGCATAGGAATTTCTAAAAGGTAA
- the LOC137851612 gene encoding nuclear pore complex protein Nup153-like isoform X2: MVRFSASRLQAPKGEAAATERRWAPRSPCPRELRNAALPSFTFGVQSSSSSESSHTLDSTGSFKFGEQGGFKFGIASESASSNNVVGGFKFPSTPGDFKCGVSSSLSKSEESKKEGKRNSFTFGLPSTSSQAPSTFRFGAASLGQQEKKEEPVLGGFAFGTSSATAMAANENKTGVSGFTFGTAGDQEVVSASFAFKKPDEKKDEAPSTKGGFSFGSAESAAASQFILGRTEEKQDSVTSAAPLAFGKKADAEESKAQPIFSVGKSEHTKEESTAKPIFNFSFVKPSEKEPEQAKPAFSFGVQTSTSDWVYI; this comes from the exons ATGGTCAGGTTCTCCGCAAGCAGGTTACAAGCACCGAAGGGAGAGGCAGCTGCAACAGAGCGACGATGGGCCCCCCGCTCGCCCTGCCCGCGCGAACTGCGAAATGCTGCCTTACCATCATTTACATTTGGTGTTCAGTCGTCATCATCCTCTGAGTCTTCTCATACGTTAGATAGCACGGGAAGTTTCAAATTTGGAGAACAAGGGGGCTTCAAGTTTGGCATTGCCTCTGAATCTGCATCCTCCAACAATGTGGTTGGGGGATTTAAGTTTCCTAGTACACCAGGGGACTTCAAATGTGGAGTTTCATCCTCGCTATCTAAATCAGAAGAGagtaaaaaagaaggaaaaagaaacagttttacCTTTGGCCTTCCATCTACAAGTAGTCAGGCTCCTTCAACATTTCGGTTTGGGGCCGCGAGCCTGgggcagcaggaaaagaaagaggaaccAGTATTGGGAGGTTTTGCTTTTGGTACAAGTTCTGCTACTGCCATGGCTGCCAACGAGAATAAAACTGGAGTCAGTGGCTTCACTTTTGGAACTGCTGGAGACCAGGAGGTTGTATCAGCTTCTTTTGCATTTAAGAAGCCAGATGAGAAGAAGGACGAAGCTCCTTCAACAAAAGGAGGCTTCTCCTTTGGCAGTGCAGAGTCTGCAGCTGCCTCACAGTTTATTTTGGGAAGGACAGAAGAGAAGCAGGATTCTGTCACTTCTGCTGCTCCATTAGCGTTTGGAAAGAAAGCTGACGCTGAAGAGTCAAAGGCACAGCCTATCTTTTCAGTTGGGAAGTCCGAGCATACAAAAGAAGAGAGCACAGCAAAACCCATATTCAACTTCAGTTTCGTTAAACCATCCGAGAAGGAACCTGAGCAAGCAAAGCCAGCTTTTTCATTTGGGGTCCAAACCAGTACTTCAG ATTGGGTTTACATTTAG